TGGTGGAATTTGTATGGGCATCAAACTAAAAGAAGCTAACAACAACAACTTCATTATGCTAGAAAGAGATCCAGAGTTAGGTGGAACTTGGTATGCCAATACTTATCCAGGTGCCGAGTGCGATGTACATTCTCACTTATATCAATATTCTTTTGAACCAAATCCAAATTGGAAGAAAATGTTTGGCACACAAGAAGAAATTTTAGAGTACACCAATCATTGTGTAGATAAATATAACTTACGACCTAATGTCCATTTAAGTGCAGAAGTCAATCATGCACAGTACAACGAAGAAGATGGTACATGGACATTAAAAACCAAACAAGGCAAAACTTATCATGCCAACAAAGTTATCATTGCTGGTGGAGGTTTAAGTAGAATTGCATTTCCAGATATCAAAGGCATCAACTCTTTTAAAGGAGAAAAATTTCACTCTGCTCAATGGAATCACGACTACGATTATAGCAATAAAAGAGTAGCCATTATTGGTTCTGGAGCAAGTGCCATACAAATAGTTCCAGCTATTGCCAAAAAAGTAAAATCACTAAGTGTTTTTCAAAGAACACCATCTTGGGTAATTCCAAAGCCAGACAGAGAAATTTCTACTGTAGAAAAAACATTGTTCAAATATTTACCAATAACACAACAACTATATAGAAATGCTTTGTTTGTAAGAAACGAACTATTTGCTACAGGTTTCGTAATCGACCAAAGAGTAATGAAGCTAGTACAACCACAAGTAGAAAAATACATTAAAAAAGTAGTGAAAGATAAATCACTTCAAGAAAAAGTAACACCAAATTATACGCTTGGTTGCAAACGCATTTTGTTGTCTAATGATTATTATCCAGCATTAAATAGAGATAATGTAGAAGTCGTTACAGAAGGTATTGATGCCATCACTTCAAAAGGAATTAAAACGAAAGATGGCAAACAACACGAGTTCGATTTAATTGTTTTTGCTACTGGATTTAAAGCGTCTGAAGATGTTGCACCATTTCCTATTATTGGGAAAAATGGCAACAACCTAAAAGAAATTTGGGATGAAAAAGGTGCAGAAGCATATTTGGGTGTTTCTATTGCAGGATTTCCAAATGCATTTATGGTCATTGGACCAAATACAGGTTTAGGTCATAGCTCTATGATTTTAATGATAGAACATTCTGTGCATTATATTATAGAAGCACTAAAAACATATAATAACAAAAAAGTTAAATCAATAGATGTAAAACAAAAAGTGCAAGACGATTATAATGCAGCTATTCAAAAAAGATTAAACAAAGCAGTTTGGAGTCAAGGTGGTTGTGCAAGCTGGTATAAAACTAAAGACGGAAAAAATACGACACTTTGGCCAGGTTTTACTTTCGAGTTTAGAGCAAGAACTTTATTTTTCGATTCGTCGAAATACAATGTTGAGTATGTTCAACCTAAAGTAGTTTCTAAAAAGAATGTTAAAAAAGACATAGTACTTAATTAATTAGCAATCAATCAATACTATATTAATACTACTAGCAATATATTGGTAGAATAATTCGTTATGTTTGTAAAAAACTATAACATGAAAATTAAAGTATTATTTTTTCTATTGATTTTTGTTTGTTTTGGAACATCATTACTAAATGCAGACAATAAAGCAGTGTACACCAAGAAGTATGCTAAAACGCAGCATAAAAAATGCAAACCAAAAAATGTATATAATCCAGAAGCAGTAGGATTTAGTAGTGGTAAAAAGAAAAAATGTCCAAAGAAAAAGAAAATTCAGTTGTCTAAATATCAGCATTAAAAATACATAGTTTATGAAAAAATATTTTTTTATCTTAATTATTTTAATTGGATTAAGTAATAAAATCATAGCACAAGCTTTTAACGGAGCTCATTATTCTACAAAAGATGCAATTCTGTCTTCTTATATAAATCCTGCAATGCCAATTGCAGGCGATGTAAAATGGCAAGTTAATTTAATAGGATTTGATGCCAATGTCGGAAACAATTATTTTGCACTAGATGGAAGCTTAAAAGATTTAATTAGCAATTTTGATAGAGCCACTTCTTTAAAACAAATCTTAGATGGCAAAAGAAAACACATGTTAATAGAAGCGTGTATTCAAGGACCAGCAGCATATTTCAATATTAAAAACAATGGAATTTCTATTGGCGTTAGAGCAAAAATGAACGCAACATTCAACGATTTTAATGAAGATTTAGTCTATTCTCTATACAACGATTTTGAAGATATTTTAAACTGGCTACCAAGTTTTAGTAACGAAAGAGCTTCTGGTGCAGTCAATGCTTATCACGAAATCTATTTTGGATATTCAAGAAGTATAAATATTGGTGATAAACATGCTATACACCTTGGAGCAAATGCAAAATTACTTACAAACATTTTTAATGCACAATTTGGAGCTAATAATATTAATTTTTCTAAAGTGTATACTTCAATATCAGACAGTGCTATTAATGTTGGCGAATCACAATTCGATTTTTATCTAACAGATAGAGTAGATGATGGCTTCAAATATAAATTTGGTATTAATGGATTTGGTATTGATGTTGGAGCTATCTACGAATTAAAAAAAGACAATAGCAACGACCATTATTTATTAGCAGGATTTTCTGTTAACGACATAGGAAAAAATAAATATACACTTGGAAAAAATAGTAGAACATTTATTGGAAACAATAGAAATGTACCAGCAGAACATTTAGTTGATGATGAAGGCAATACTAAAAACATAGATGAAATTTTAGACTCATTAGGAACGAAAACCATTCCAACAGGAAAACAAAAAATCAATTTACCAACAGCACTAAATGTATTTGTCGATTTTCAAGTAGTACCAAAATTTTATATCAATTCTAATTTTCAATTCAATGTACTCAACTATAAAAAAGGCGATGCAAAAGCCAATGCACCAACCGATATCTCTTTAACACCAAGATTTGAAACTAGAATTTTTTCAGCGTTCTTACCAATGAACTGGAATAAATACAACGGATTTAACGCTGGAGCAGGCATTCGTTTAGCACAATTTACAGTAGGTTCTAGAAATTTAATTACTGCTTTTGCCAAAAAAGAATTTACAGGAATTGATATGTACCTAAACATTGGATTTGGAAAAATAGAAGGCAAAAAGAAAAAATCATCGTCTAAAAAAGATAAATCAGAAGACAATAATAACCAAGACGATGAAATCTGGAATCCAGAAAAAAAAGAGAAACTACCAGAAGAAAGTAGATAAAGACTGAATTCCATTTTCTTGCTCTATGTTTATAATAATGTTGAAGTAAACTAATAACCAAACTTCATTCTGAATTTATTTCAGAATCTTTCTAATTAATTCCCATCAGAGTTATTTGAAGAAAACTCTGATGCAATTAAAAACTGTCTTTACAAAACTTTGGAAGGAAGCACGAACAAAATCGTGACAATCAATAGCATTGGTTCGTGTCCTCACAAAACAATAAAAAGAATAGAATAAACAATTACTTTGGTTTGTATATATAATGATGAAGTAACTTACAAATCAACTTTCATTCTGAATTTATTTCAGAATCTTTCTAATAACCTAAAGTCGATAGTTAATCAATCGCATTGGTTTGTGTCCCAATAGCATTGGTTTGCATCAGAGTTATTTGAAGAAAACTCTGATGCAATTAAATTAAACTGTCTTTACAAAACTTTGGAAGGAAGCACGAACAAAATCGTGACAATCAATAGCATTGTTTCGTGTCCTCACAAAACAATAAAAAGAATAGAATAAACAATTACTTTGGTTTGTATATATAATGATGAAGTAACTTACAAATCAACTTTCATTCTGAATTCATTTCAGAATCTTTCTAATAACCTAAAGCCGATAGTTAATCAATAGCATTGGTTCGTGTCCCAATAGCATTAATTCCCATCAGAGTTATTTGAAGAAAACTCTGATGCAACTAAATTAAACTGTCTTTACAAAACTTTGGAAGGAAGCACGAACAAAATCGTGACAATCAATAGCATTGTTTCGTGTCCTCACGAAACAATTTTTATAATATGTATCTATTGAGTTAAAAGGTATCATTCTTGAAAATTTCGTAGTAAAACGAAGAGATTTTTATCAGGAAACTCAAATCTTATTACAGCAGGAACAGCAATCGGTTATAAAAAAGATTTCCAATAAAGCATGCCTGTCGGTAGGCAGGTTGAGAAAGACAATTTTTATTTTGTTCTAATAAATGCACAACAGGTAGAGATATATACAAGCATACCAAACACATGTAAACTAGATTTCCAAACAAATTTTTAAAAAAAATAAAAATAAATCAAAAAAATAAGTCCTTGTAAAATAAGGGATTCAGCACTCTTAACAATCACATAAAATATTTTTTTTCAAAAAAGCTTGACGAATAAAAAAAATAGACTACCTTTGCACTCGCTTTTAACAAAAAGCACACAATTAAAAGTTCTTTGGCTAATCAAAATGTAGGAATAAAAAAAATAAAAATTTTTATCCACACATGGTGAATTAATCAAAAAAAGTTTTTATCTTTGCAGTCCGTTTTGAAAGAAACGACAATGAAGAAAGTTCTTTGAATTATTGGAGAAACAAATAAGGTTTGTTATCAGAGAGAAATACACAACTCAAAATCAATTTCAAAAATTTATTACAACGGAGAGTTTGATCCTGGCTCAGGATGAACGCTAGCGGCAGGCCTAATACATGCAAGTCGAGGGGTATAGAACTTTCGGGTTCTAGAGACCGGCGTACGGGTGCGTAACGCGTACACAACATGCCTGGTACTGGAAGATAGCCCTGGGAAACTGGGAGTAATATTCCATAATATTTTAGGAAGGCATCTTCTTATTATTAAAGTTCCGACGGTATCAGATTGGTGTGCGTATGATTAGCTAGTTGGTAGGGTAAAGGCCTACCAAGGCAACGATCATTAACTGGCGTGAGAGCGCGATCAGTCACACTGGCACTGAGACACGGGCCAGACTCCTACGGGAGGCAGCAGTAGGGAATATTGGACAATGGACGAAAGTCTGATCCAGCCATGCCGCGTGGTGGATGAATGCCCTCTGGGTTGTAAACACCTTTTATATAGGAAGAAACTACTCGATTCTTCGAGTCCTGACGGTACTATATGAATAAGCACCGGCTAACTCCGTGCCAGCAGCCGCGGTAATACGGAGGGTGCAAGCGTTATCCGGATTTACTGGGTTTAAAGGGTGCGTAGGCGGAATCGTAAGTCAGTGGTGAAAGCCCCGAGCTCAACTTGGGAACTGCCATTGATACTGCTTTTCTTGAATGTGGTTGAGGTAAGCGGAATGTTGCATGTAGCGGTGAAATGCTTAGATATGTTACAGAACACCAATTGCGAAGGCAGCTTACTAAGTCGTTATTGACGCTGAGGCACGAAAGCGTGGGTAGCAAACAGGATTAGATACCCTGGTAGTCCACGCCCTAAACGATGATTACTCGACATTGGCAATATACAGTTCAGTGTCCTAGCGAAAGCGTTAAGTAATCCACCTGGGGAGTACGTTCGCAAGAATGAAACTCAAAGGAATTGACGGGGGTCCGCACAAGCGGTGGAGGATGTGGTTTAATTCGATGATACGCGAGGAACCTTACCAGGGCTAGAATGCTTTTTGACCATTGCCGAAAGGTGATTTTCTCTTCGGAGACAGAATGCAAGGTGCTGCATGGCTGTCGTCAGCTCGTGCCGTGAGGTGTTGGGTTAAGTCCCGCAACGAGCGCAACCCTCATCTATTAGTTGCCAGCGAGTAATGTCGGGGACTCTAATGAAACTGCCTACGCAAGTAGTGAGGAAGGAGGGGATGACGTCAAGTCATCATGGCCTTTATGCCCTGGGCTACACACGTCCTACAATGGCCAGTACAATGGGTCGCGACATGGTGACATGAAGCTAATCTCTAAAAGCTGGTCTCAGTTCGGATTGAAGTCTGCAACTCGACTTCATGAAGTCGGAATCGCTAGTAATCGCATATCAGCAATGATGCGGTGAATACGTTCCCGGACCTTGTACACACCGCCCGTCAAGCCATGGAAGTTGGGTGTACCTTAAGACGATAACCGCAAGGAGTTGTCCAAGGTAAAACCGATAACTGGGGCTAAGTCGTAACAAGGTAGCCGTACCGGAAGGTGCGGCTGGAATACCTCCTTTTTAGAGTTTATCTCTCTAATTATATAACAAACCTGTTTCTCCTTTATAATATACACATAGATCTAGAATAGAATTTCTATTCTGTCTGTAGTTCCCAAGATCGCTGTGCCTTAAAGCCAGCATCATCAGGTAGGGAAACTGTAAACAGTCCCATAGCTCAGTTGGTTAGAGCGCTACACTGATAATGTAGAGGTCAGCAGTTCAAATCTGCTTGGGACTACTTAAGATTTCGATCTATGGGGAATTAGCTCAGCTGGCTAGAGCACCTGCCTTGCACGCAGGGGGTCGTCGGTTCGACTCCGACATTCTCCACTTTTCCGTTTGTACGGATAAAGTTCTTTGACATATTGGACAATTCTAAAAAGAAAATTTAAATAATAAGTTTTTATAAGTTATTAAGAGCACATGGTGGATGCCTTGGCTCTCAGAGGCGATGAAGGACGTGGTAAGCTGCGATAAGCTACGGTAAGGTGCAAACAACCATTATCAACCGTAGATTTCCGAATGGGGCAACCTATTATGCTGAAGGCATAATGTCTAATAAGACGCTAACCCAGGGAACTGAAACATCTAAGTACCTGGAGGAAAAGAAAACAATAGTGATTCCCTAAGTAGTGGCGAGCGAACAGGGAACAGCCCAAACCAATCTGATTTCGGTCAGCTTGGGGTTGTAGGACTGCGATGTGGATTTATTATCCTAAGTAGAAAAATTCTGGAAAGTTTTACTATAAAAGGTGATAGTCCTGTATACATAAAGTTAATATATCCTAGCAGTATCCTGAGTAGTGCGAAGTCGGTGAAGCTTTGCATGAATCTGCCGGCACCATCCGGTAAGGCTAAATACTACTGAGAGACCGATAGCGAACTAGTACCGTAAGGGAAAGGTGAAAAGTACCCCAAGCAGGGGAGTGAAATAGTACCTGAAACCATGTGCTTACAAGCAGTCGGAGTATTGAACTCGTTTCAATATGACGGCGTGCCTTTTGCATAATGAGCCTACGAGTTACTCGTCACTAGCAAGGTTAACCTTTTTTGGGAAGCCGTAGCGAAAGCAAGTCTGAATAGGGCGAATAGTTAGTGGCGGTAGACGCGAAACCTAAGTGATCTATCCATGGGCAGGTTGAAGCTTCGTTAAACCGAAGTGGAGGACCGAACCAGTATACGTTGAAAAGTGTTTGGATGACCTGTGGATAGGGGTGAAAGGCCAATCAAACTGGGAGATAGCTCGTACTCCCCGAAATGTTTTTAGGAACAGCCTTGGAATGTAAGTGTATTAGAGGTAGAGCTACTGATTGGGCTAGGGGGCTTCACCGCCTACCAAACCCTGACAAACTCCGAATGCTAATACACATGTCCAGGAGTGAGGCCCGGGGTGCTAAGGTCACGGGCCGAGAGGGAAACAACCCAGATTATCAGCTAAGGTCTCTAAATTTATGTTAAGTTGTATGAACGATGTTTGGTTGCTATGACAGCTAGGATGTTTGCTTGGAAGCAGCAATTCATTTAAAGAGTGCGTAACAGCTCACTAGTCGAGTGACCGAGCGCGGAAAATAATCGGGCATCAAACATAATACCGAAGCTATAAATACCGATTTATCGGTGTGGTAGGGGAGCATTCCAATTTTGCGTAGAAGGAAATTCGTAAGAATTTCTGGAGTATTTGGAAAAGAAAATGTAGGCATAAGTAACGATAAATACAGTGAAAAACTGTATCGCCGTAAGTCTAAGGTTTCCTGATCAATGTTAATCAGATCAGGGTTAGTCGGGACCTAAGGTCAACCCGAGAGGGGTAGCCGATGGAAAATCAGTTAATATTCTGATACCTACTTATATTGCGATGGGGTAACGAAGGAGTGAAAGTTCTCCGAGCGTACGGATGTGCTCGGTAAAAGGCGTAGGCGTTGATGTGGCAGGCAAATCCACCACTGAGCTGAAACCTGATAGTACCACAACTCTTCGGAGGCGTGGATATGAACCTAATCATACTTCCAAGAAAAACCTCTAAGCTTCAGATATAAGCAGCCCGTACCGTAAACCGACACAGGTAGACGAGGAGAGTATCCTCAGGCGCTCGAGTGAGTCACGGCTAAGGAACTCGGCAAAATGGACCCGTAACTTCGGGAGAAGGGTCGCCACGCTTTGCGTGGCCGCAGTGAAAAGAATCAGGCGACTGTTTAGCAAAAACACAGGACTCTGCTAAATCGAAAGATGATGTATAGGGTCTGACACCTGCCCGGTGCTGGAAGGTTAAGGAAGGTTGTCATCTACTTCGGTAGAGAAGCTTCTGACTGAAGCCCCAGTAAACGGCGGCCGTAACTATAACGGTCCTAAGGTAGCGAAATTCCTTGTCGGGTAAGTTCCGACCTGCACGAATGGTGTAACGATCTGATTACTGTCTCGGCCGTGAGCTCGGTGAAATTGTAGTACCGGTGAAGATGCCGGTTACTCGCCATGGGACGAAAAGACCCCGTGAACCTTCACTACAGCTTAGCATTGATTTTGAGCAAATGATGTGTAGGATAGGTGGGAGACTGCGAAGTGTGCACGCCAGTGTATGTGGAGTCGCCGTTGAAATACCACCCTTTATTTGCTTAGAGTCTAATCCTGCGCAAGTGGGAGACATTGCTTGGTGGGTAGTTTGACTGGGGTGGTCGCCTCCAAAAGCGTAACGGAGGCTTCCAAAGGTACCCTCAGCACGCTTGGTAACCGTGCGTAGAGTGCAATAGCATAAGGGTGCTTGACTGTGAGACCGACAGGTCGATCAGGTAGGAAACTAGGATATAGTGATCCGGTGGTTCTGTATGGAAGGGCCATCGCTCAAAGGATAAAAGGTACTCCGGGGATAACAGGCTGATCTCCCCCAAGAGCTCATATCGACGGGGAGGTTTGGCACCTCGATGTCGGCTCGTCACATCCTGGGGCTGGAGAAGGTCCCAAGGGTTGGGCTGTTCGCCCATTAAAGTGGCACGCGAGCTGGGTTCAGAACGTCGCAAGACAGTTCGGTCTCTATCTATGGTGAGCGTATGAGAATTGAGAAGATCTGTCTCTAGTACGAGAGGACCGGGATGGACTGACCTCTAGTGTACCAGTTATGTCGCCAGATGTACCGCTGGGTAGCTATGTCGGGAAGGGATAAGCGCTGAAAGCATCTAAGCACGAAACCCACTTCAAGATGAGTTCTCAAAGGGTGGTCAAAGACTATGACCTT
Above is a genomic segment from Chitinophagales bacterium containing:
- a CDS encoding NAD(P)/FAD-dependent oxidoreductase → MSTYNTDILIIGTGFGGICMGIKLKEANNNNFIMLERDPELGGTWYANTYPGAECDVHSHLYQYSFEPNPNWKKMFGTQEEILEYTNHCVDKYNLRPNVHLSAEVNHAQYNEEDGTWTLKTKQGKTYHANKVIIAGGGLSRIAFPDIKGINSFKGEKFHSAQWNHDYDYSNKRVAIIGSGASAIQIVPAIAKKVKSLSVFQRTPSWVIPKPDREISTVEKTLFKYLPITQQLYRNALFVRNELFATGFVIDQRVMKLVQPQVEKYIKKVVKDKSLQEKVTPNYTLGCKRILLSNDYYPALNRDNVEVVTEGIDAITSKGIKTKDGKQHEFDLIVFATGFKASEDVAPFPIIGKNGNNLKEIWDEKGAEAYLGVSIAGFPNAFMVIGPNTGLGHSSMILMIEHSVHYIIEALKTYNNKKVKSIDVKQKVQDDYNAAIQKRLNKAVWSQGGCASWYKTKDGKNTTLWPGFTFEFRARTLFFDSSKYNVEYVQPKVVSKKNVKKDIVLN